A region from the uncultured Draconibacterium sp. genome encodes:
- a CDS encoding Calx-beta domain-containing protein, which translates to MWSIVEHQQYAGNRRGQPGDSHDNDNDSAELSVSDRSVSEGGNLLFTVALSGDVQGSFTIDYASNDVTASSIGSIDYAASTGSLSFSGTDGEIKTISISSTNNNILEPDESFELNFTDISNELVSLMPRLLVR; encoded by the coding sequence TTGTGGTCAATTGTCGAACATCAGCAATACGCTGGTAACCGACGAGGACAACCAGGCGACAGCCACGATAACGATAACGACAGCGCGGAACTTAGCGTTTCAGACCGCAGCGTAAGCGAAGGCGGCAACCTTTTATTTACAGTAGCTTTAAGTGGCGATGTACAGGGCTCCTTTACCATTGATTATGCCAGCAACGATGTAACGGCCAGCAGTATCGGGTCAATCGACTATGCGGCCAGCACCGGCAGCCTGAGCTTTTCGGGTACCGATGGCGAGATCAAAACAATCAGCATCTCCAGTACCAACAACAATATTCTGGAGCCTGATGAAAGCTTTGAGTTGAACTTTACGGACATCTCCAATGAGTTGGTATCGTTGATGCCCAGGCTATTGGTACGATAG
- a CDS encoding Calx-beta domain-containing protein, with product MTDNDTAVVSINSPTAVTEGNNVVFTVSVDKAVQGGFTVNYQSNDGTATVAGSDYTDQDRS from the coding sequence ATCACCGATAACGATACGGCAGTGGTTTCCATCAACAGCCCAACGGCGGTAACCGAGGGGAATAATGTAGTATTTACTGTTTCAGTAGACAAAGCTGTTCAGGGCGGATTTACCGTAAACTACCAATCCAATGATGGTACCGCAACCGTTGCGGGCAGCGATTATACCGATCAGGATCGCAGCTAA
- a CDS encoding Calx-beta domain-containing protein, which translates to MTLSLELSNDVQGDVVVDVSFVNTTTEPGDFNSATQSFTFSNGEKGTKEVVIATIDDETLELDETL; encoded by the coding sequence ATCACCCTTAGCCTTGAGTTAAGCAATGATGTGCAAGGTGATGTTGTTGTTGATGTATCATTTGTTAATACAACAACAGAACCTGGTGATTTTAATAGCGCAACACAGAGTTTCACTTTCTCAAATGGTGAAAAAGGAACAAAAGAAGTAGTCATTGCTACAATCGACGATGAAACACTGGAGCTGGACGAAACATTGTAG